ACGtaaaaaaatgagagaaaatatttgaattgataaaaacattaagacataaatttgttaaaaacaattttataaacatttttaagaGTAATTAAGTTCAAgtacaaaaaataacaacattgaCACAATGTGCAACCATGGCAACAGTAACTGTAAGATTGATGGATGTTGTACTCACAGGGTATGGTGGTGCCGTACCGATGGGGATCCGACACCAGCAGCTTGTTCTTCAGACTGCGACGGCCGACCCCCTGGGCACCAATCAGAACAAGTGTCTTCCTCCTGAAGGGCGGGACCTTGGCGACCTCTTCGTAGATCCGCAACTCATGCCGATCAAATTCTAGTGAGAGACCAGTAATCAGGTAGATCAGTAAACTGCAATCACTCTGTCCAGTGGGGTTAAAGCTCAAACAAACTGGGATGTTATAGGTTTTAATACCTGCATTCTTGGTGGTCAAAtacatcatcttttttttcttcttgccgCCCATCCCGGCACACAGAGGACCTGAGACacgcagcaacacacacaacacaatgaaaCCTTCAACCTTGGTGCTCGTCTCTGCAAACCACTTCAACAAAGTCCCTGATGAAATGATTTATCATCATCAAGGTGAAAGCTCTGCTGGGTCACAGGTGTTACAGGGAGACAACACCACTAGGTGGCAGTGTGCACTAATGTAGATGTAGAACACCTGCGACTAAGATCTGCTGTCCCTCTGTTCAACATGGCTGATTATTTGGTTGCTTTATGTAAAAAGATGGGCATATAAAGAGCTATGGGCTCAGTTGTTCATTTTCATGATGAAATTCAACTCATCCAGCTGTGGCAGGCAAATATTGTGACTGATTTCCGAGATGATTTCCTCAATTTATGAATAAGATCAACAATTTTCCGACCTCCCCGTCCACAagtattcaaatgttttaaataaaccGTTTTGGCAGTTGGTATATTATGTGGAACACGTGCCAGTAGACAGATGTGTCCTTCGCGGCTCCAAGGACAGTTCAGTTGGGCTGTCATTTTCCTCAAGTTAAGGGCACGCGGCTCGCTCTGACTCACCAcctgttttgtttctgctgagGACACTGGACCGAGCAGATAAATCTGAAGGAACAGAGCCTCTATTTCACCCCACGTCTCATAAGAGATGTTTATCGATCTGGTTTGTATTTACAGAGGTCTTATCACCTCTCCTCAATCAGGGCTCCTTCTCAGGGAGGGCTGTTTGTGAATGTCTGGCCCCGCAGCTTAATAAGCAGCAGATTGGATCAGGCCGCCTGAGTCACGTTGATGCTCATTACCAGTTCTCCACTGCTCGCTGGCGGAGCAGCAGActggttgagagagagagagagagaggtgagaggaggatgagcGGCCAGTGCCAGATGAAACGCTTGTATGATATGGAGAGGAACAGATGTTGCCTTTGTTGccggtgtgtttgtgcagcgaGCAGTCTGTGTCGAATCTGCATAATGAGGAGTGCTTCTCCGCTCGGCTGCGTGCCGCTGAGAGGTGTACCTGTGGTAGAGAGCTCCAGATCTCTCTTCACAAAagctttcctcttctcctcgaGGAGCTGACTGGGAATGAGGCCCGCGCTGCCTCCCTCTATGTGACAGGCCTGTGGTGGAAACACAcgtttacacaaacacagaagaataGTGATCTTAAAATatagtgaagttaaaaaaacagagaaagctTCAGCAACCTTTCTATACCTCGAGAAAAACGGTCGAAAGATCATTGTTAGAGAGTGGAAATCTGTTGATTTACCTCTGACACATGTATGTTTCTCTCAGCTTGGAGTTGAAGCTGTCAGTAATCCATAACCAGGTGGATGGATACAGTTTGAAATGGCACACGTACCCAAGTCACATAAAAGCCCTTGAATCCTCTTAAAATCAGGTAACAGCTGCTATGGCCCTGATTCCCTTCACTGAcattgtaatttttattttctttatttctgtatttattctttttttaaattattttccaaCTGTTTTatcttgatgtgtttttatttggtgtgtatatgtgttatttctacattttcccCATTGTGGGTGTTATTGTTTACAAAACCAAATGGTCTGTAGCTGTGTGGGGAGGTTGGATACTGACCTGCCACCAGTTGAGGTCCTCCTGGTTAAAGATCTGCAGAATGTCTCCGCTGTTGAAGCTGAGCCCCGCCTCCTTACAGGGAATCAGGTTATCGTGAGAGGGGTCGTAGTCAAAGTGACACTTGACGAAGGCCTGAAAGGATCAGGACattgaaaagaggaaacatgtcAGTGAAAACATCCATGCCTCAGAGTCACAGAgacactgtgtatgtgtgtatgtgttgtgcaCTTCTGCTGCCCCTGCTGTGGTGTATGTGACCTGTGGTGGATGGATTGGGCGAGTAAGTGCCCATCAATATGAAAGAGCCTTGCCCACTTTAAGCCTACTCCATCTGTCGCCTCACTTTCCCGACACCTCAAGGCAACGGGATTCAGCTCGTAAACCAAGCTGACTCCGAACCCACACTGACAGGGCGAGAAGTCTGAGgaacagacggagagagagaaggatagagagagaaggatagagagagagagagagagagagagagagagagagagagagagagagagagagagagagagagagagagagagagaaccaaaACATGTAGCCATGGAAACATCCCCTCCCCCTTGCACTTGATGCCTTCTCTTGTACTGAACTGAGGCAAGCACACAAAAAAGCCCTTACTGTActctgcgtgcgtgcgtgcgtgcgtgcgtgcgtgcgtgcgtgtagtCCATAACATGTTTTGTAGATCTAAATCTATTTACAGATTATGgagacttgtcttccttatggggacaaaaagctaGTCCCCATAACGTAAATCTTACAATTTTAATGTGAAGGTTAAGGATAGTTTAATGTAAAGTTAAGGTTAAGGAtaggttaaggtttaggtttaggttaaggttaagttttggttagggttagggttaggttaggggtTAATGTTAAATTTAGGTTAAGGATAGGTTAAGGATAGtttatggttaaggttagaataagtctccaggaaatcaatgcaagtcaatgtaatgtcctctgaagtcatggagccacaactgtgtgtgtacgtgtgtgtgcgtgtctcatTCCCTGAAAGGACGCGCTGggtggacagacacagtcacacacacagacacaatcacagTCTCCATCGGCCAAAGGGAGCTGTCAGCTCAGTTTAGCCACCAAGCCGCGGCCGAGCTCCAGGCGTGAAACGCAGACCGCTGGATTACATTCAGAGAGAACTTTTGGGAACAACTTTAATCAACGCACAGCACCACGTCCACCTACACAACTCTTAACTATGTGAGCGATGACAAATTACTCCTTCATATCTCTGACAGACAGCCTTTATTAAGTGTCCAGAGAGACACTTTGATGAATGGGGCTGACGCGACAGGAACAGGGAAAACTAAATACTTTTACACTCTGGTTTGAAAAAGCAAAAGTCTGTGGACTATATTGTGTGACGATATCTTCATACAAAACATCTGCACCTTTTAAATTGACTGAATTTTTTTTGGATATTAAGTTTTTATATGAAGACAATGTTTTGTCTTTCTGCAAGATTGGAAAGGAGGAAAGACACAGCTGGAAACAGGAGTTTTACAACAGACTACATTACTGTTCTCACACATCATCCCAGCTCCAGTTTTGGTGGATTACATGctttcatttgattttcatgCATTACACTGTTTGTCTAGAGGCAGAAGGAATTCTCTCATCGCCCGAACTAATTTTAAGCCATAACaataacagaaacacagcagtggCCTGTGGAGCTGTGAGGCTGTACTCAAACACAGCAGTGCGTTGAGCTACACTGAATGCTAATGATAGGATCCTTTTTCTTATGGAAATATATCCAGTaattgttgagacatttcactcaGAGGCACAAATGTCAAATTCGCTGGTGctggaggaaaagtcaggggatcatcAGAGTCAGTCGGACAAGTCCTCTGGGCATCACGGACATCTGCACCACAATTCATGGGAATCCATCTGACAGTGGCTCAGATATTTCACAATGGACAAAGTTCTGGATGAATATTGCTACCGAGGCCGCAAAGGAATTTTTATCTagtgaaaaactaaattttcAATCCCTGGAAATTTGAAAGTAAACTTTTTTCAGTGCcagtcaccgtgacctttgaccatggaaatctaatcagttcatcttggAGTCCAGGTGACAattggtcaaaatgtgaagaaattgCCTTggggcagacttgagatatcacattcaagaggccagaaacatgttTGGTGAGGCCAGTGTGCCCATAACCTTagaccaccaaattctaatcagtccATCTGTAaatccaagtgaacatttgcaccaaatttgaagaaaatccctggatatatcatgttcacaaggcaaaaatgtgttttgttagGTCACAGTAACTTAGGCCTTTGACCACAAATCAGTTCATACTACTGAACATTTGCACAAATTCTAaagaaattcaatcaagccatCCTTGAGATATGATGTTTACAAGACTTGGACGGACCAGACCGACAACCCGAAAACAAAATGCCTACAGCCACTGGATGTCATCGATGCATAGACATAATTACACTAATAATTGTAGCACACAAACAATTTCTACATTATTTCATGTAGATTCTTCAATGGCATATTTTGGTCTGGcgtaagaaaatattttatcacagcatttttaatttccactgttcctcttctctttaGGCCGATCAGTCATGGAGGCTTGAGCCCGACACTTCTATAAATTGGGTCACATTCTCTATGTGACGAGCCTCCTCTGGCTGAAGCTAGTGTTCATTAGGTGTCATACACCTACAGTCAGAACTGCAAACACACGCTCAGCTGTTAAAAACCCTGCACTGAGTCATTTCCTACAAATATTGGATAATGTAACGAATTGTGAACTTAATACGCTCGTGTGAGGATTAATCGAATCACGGATCACACTTTTTCTCTCGTTGATGTAGGGTTTAAAGTTTTGAGCCATTATGCACAAGCAGAAAAACACTCGCTGTTGCCAAACACTCAATGTCATCTCCAAAGTCCTGCTGTAGAATTAGATGTACGAGTGTTGGCACGGTGTACAAGGTTACAGGCTGCAGGAAGAATGCCAGCAAGGACAGAGAGCGGTGCTTATTGACTGAGGAGAATGACGGTGACCTTTCAAACTCACAATATTTACTTCAAGATCGGTGTTTACAAATGTGATTCTGATTTGAAAGAGTGGAGATTCAGAACGTGGTGCACACGCAGCACATGAGCCAGACATGTAAGTATACACAATTATGGGGTCTTATTCTGCTAATCTACTGGCcgttttgaaaaagaaaagtttggaTAACAAGGATATCTTCATTCTTCTTTGCATTGAACATTCACaaagtaaattatattttcaatttacaAGTATTTGATAAATACGTACAATAAAAATGGATGATGCACAGAATAGATAGCATctgtatgcatatgtgtgtgtgtgtgtgtgtgtgtgtgtgtgtgtgtgtgtgtgtgtgtgtgtgtgtgtgtgtgtagcagtgaacaattgaaaacaggaaataaaaatattaaacacaggCAGATTGTGTGGACTGTAATTTACAGTGAAACAAGTATTAAAGGAAAACACTAGGACAAAAATATAAGCGTGAACAGCTGCACAGATGGATCTATTTTCAGATGCACCACAGAGctaagaaacacagacagatgacgTCTTCAGTGCAAACCCAAGCTTAAATACAACCTAAAATCACTTTGTTCTgttctccccccctcctctctttcttctccttcttccctccctccatcttttacCTTCTCTCTCACAGTCCATCTTTCACACGGTTGTGATGTGCGAGTCATGCATCCTATCTCAGATCAACAAATCTGAgctcaggacattttcctgaacattttattgaaatttaCTGGATGTGCTGTGTGTCAGAATGCAAATGTTTAAGTTAGTTGCTCCTGGCATTTTCCAAAACACTTCCAgccagcccccaagtaaaatgtccagaaactatccatgtgagaatacagcaggaaaatgtctacAACTTGGAATGACGATGAGATTCAAGAGATATTTGGTGATatcagcagaatttatacgtcatgtcctgcctcctgcatgttttaCACAGGTGCCCCCCCCTTCTATGAATCTTCCAAAATATTGTCCTGtcgttgtgaatgtgtctgacccagaaaatctcctgctgtgttcttcatatgtgaaaagcaatctccagaaaatgtccagacccattttttgggacattttctaTTGACAGGTTGTGGCACACAGCACATCCACAAAAAGAGTTAACGCTTTTGGAAGCCAATAAACAGAACCCCAAAAGGAGTGCTCTGCATTTTAGattcagttttaatttgaaactgTAAGATGTGTGACAATGACAGTAGATAGGAATTACATTGGCACTAGTGTTTGCAGCTGAAGCTATCAACTTAACTTAAATTTTAGTTCTATTTTTTTGATTTAGTGATACATTTCATGGGTTGTATATCTTTTTGTAAAATGCTTTGTATTTTGTGCGCTATAGTGGTTGGTACAAGttgtaacagtgtgtgtaacctgtgtgtctgtgtgacagatGAGAAGCACCATGTGTTGCTTTGATTCATGTATCCTCATGGCCCACCTGTCTCGGTGTGTGTGGCTCCTGGTAGCTGGGCAGGATCTTCAGCACCACGCTGCCGCTGGCCTCCTTCAGCATCTCCTGGAGCGCTTTGTGGTCGTTGCCCACCTCTTTGCCGTTCACCTCCTTGATGATGTCGCCCACGTGCAGCAGACCTTGCTGGTCGATCATGCCCCCGTGGAGGATCCTGGCAATCACCAGCTCGCCACTCTCTACCCGAAATGTCACTCCCTACGCAAACAGACACAGTTCAAATATCAGAAATTTTGCAATATCTTCAGTCTTCGGCACAGAATAACATGAGTGATCAAGGCAGCGCTTTTCTCCTGAGCTTTTCTCCAGGAGAAGAAAAGCTTCTCCTGAGCTTTTCTTCTTGTACGACACTGGTCCAGAGAGGCTGACGGCAATGTAGAGTGTAAGCAGCCAGTTTGTGTCAGATGAGCTGACAGTAGAATGTGAGCACATAAATCGTGAGATTTGGCTTCACCTATCAGACAATTTCCTCATATAGTGTGAGGTGGTTGCACAGTGTAAGCCCAGAACCTGTaatggatgaaggatgaagcTGATCCCAACATGTCTTTAACTAATTAGTGTAATAGCCTCTGGATGCTGGCTGCAAACACTCCCTACTGTTCCTTTAAGTAGATATTTAGGATTAAATACAGATACACTTAAAGGTGAGTTTGCTTTGGTAACCAAGGCTAATTTGACCTGTCTGTGTTGTTGAATTTTGAGTCCACTTATTCTGCCTCACCTGAGATAAACAACACCTAGCTGACATGGTGAGAGGAGTTATGTGTCTGATAACCCTCCAGAAATATAGGAATGGTTTTACCAAGAGGCGTCAGGGAGTCTGAGTGTAGAACAGCATAGAGCACCTGGTCTATGCTGTGAATTAACAACATGTCAACCTAGTGCAATAAATCACTCACGGTTTGTGCCACAAAACAGGATAAATCTGACGTATTCCTCCTTTaaacaagcaacaaaataatcCAATCGCACTGAGTGCATGTGCTTCTTCCGATGCATAAATCAAAGCATTTATTGAGGAGTTTACAATTAACAGGAGGAGCTCTATAGTACTTAAATAATTACAATGTGCAGCTCTATAGAAATACAATATACAACAATTGTTGACTTGtgtcaaacccagagaaatcctcAATTCTATACAAGGTTACGGGACGtatatcactgttttcatcgTCGCATTTAATTGCAACATGTCCACTTTACCCGATGCTTCGCCCATCTCCGCTTTAACTTCTGGgacaaatgaaaaaggaaagacacgctgctagccagttagccagtgAGCACTTTTTTCCTTCCACTATTTGTATTGGTCACTAGTAATGGATCGTGTTTATTCATCTCCGTTTGCTGTGTTACGTCACTAAATCTTTAACACCTAACCTCAACCGTAAACGTGATTTGCATCTAATTGGTTTCAGGTCGATTTTTATCTCCCACGCCGCTTCAcaatgtcatcaaactaggtcttttgttattgttttgatataTAGCATTAAACTGAGCAGACTTACCAGGTGCTCACCGGACACCTTACGGATCCCCACCATCCTAACTGCGTCTGGAGGCACCGGCTGGTTGTTGAGGGCTGCGTCCATGAAGGAGCAGGGGCTGGGAGGAGGGGTCTCGTAGTTCTTGGATGCCACAGAATCGTGGGTCTCCAGGAGCGACTGTGAGCGGGACGAAAGGCCACACAAACAACACCGGTGATGATGAAAGAGCTGGCAACATGCTGCCATTCACAAATTACATGTTCTCACTCTGGTCTGTGCACGGACCATAATACAGACACTACTGTAGCTCTGAATCAATTAAACCCATACGGGCACAGCACCCATCATTAAGCATGAACCTCACTTTGAAGAGTaatcaaagattttttttttcctggcgCTTGTTCGTTAAAGCTACCGTTTGCTGCTAGATGTAAGTTCTGTCATCCCTACCCGGAAGTGGGGTTCCTTCAGGATGTTGGCCAGCTCGTCGGCTGCCTGGCTCCTCTCTGCGAGCGGCCCGAGATCCTTGAGGATGTCCTGGACCAGCTCCATGTTGTTGTCCCTCACAGCCTCCAGCTTGGGCTCCTCGAATCGCTCATGGGCCTGTTATTCAAAGAATTGAAAACAGATATTACTTAGGTCTCCCATCATAAAAGCcaggattgattgattgtctcTGCTTAGCATAAGAAAATACAGCACAAACTTGAGTCAAGTCTTTGGCCCTGTATTTTTTTTCGCCGACTGTGCTGTGAGAGATTAATATTTCAGGGAAcattcatttttcactttccctTCCTCTGCTGCCGAGGACAGATCTGCTTATTGGACACTGCTTCCACACCTTTGGTCCAAGGtcacagatacaaacaaataaCCTCAGACTTTCCTGTCTGGTTTTGAGGTGTTTTCAATCACAGACCTGGATTTCAGTTTgtgacatttataaaaataaatttcaaggtaaaaatatccatccatccattatctatacattGACAAAGAGGCGGGGGGGTGCAACCTGGACAAGTCGACagcatatcacagggccaacatatgAACAACCATTCCGTTACATATCAACCATTTTTCCGGACCACATGCAGATGAATTCATTTACAGAGTTTACAGTGGCACTAGTTGCAACGGCACAACCAAGTGATGTTGAATTTGAAGCCTGACATTATCAGGCAATCCCACAGAGGATTCGTCTGGTGGGACTAAAGACTAATCTGGCAGccatgatgtttgtttgttgaggaggagaggaagaatcCCTGCTGAGAGACAGgatgttgcacacacacacacacacacaactagaaAGGCAAATTCCTGCATGTACACACTTCCACACTTAGattacacacacatggacacatgcaTAGCACAGACAAAGCTTTTTGTTCgaaattttacacacacacacacacacacacacacacacacacacacacacacacacacacacacacacacacacacacacacacacacacacacacacacacacacacacacacacacacacacacacactttaatggtactgcagcagcagtttgctcATTTGTTGGTTCTGGCAGAATTCTTTGCAACCCGAGGGAGCGATCTGTCAGCCACAGTTACTTTGGACAACCTGCCAGCAGGGACCCTTTGCTATATGATTACACCGCTTAGAAAACCATGGACACGACCCACAACATTTCTAAGGAATGtgtctgttttaaatgtgttggtTACATTTGAAGAGATAAAATGAGAATGTGAAATGACTGAGCTAAACATGTTGTGCTGAGTCCTATTGTGCATTAAATAGTGTATCTGAAAGCAGTATGAGGCTGTTGATATGCAGTCATTATTCAACAATTATTCTGCCAAGTGCAAGACAATCTTTCTAAATTTCTATCTATTGTAATTACAAGACACTTCCGCTAATTTCCACTATAAAGGCTAATGAGCACTATTGTTCTCGAGGCAAAAAACGAAAGCTGTgttgtaattgtgttttatttctctatGAGATATTGCTGCTCAAGTTTTCTGTTTTAGTCTTCTAGACCTTCAAAATCTTCTCTTTCAcactgtgtaaataaaatactaTATAATCTCACTGCTGTATTTTTGATCAATAAAGACCAATTAAGCTTATTGTGGCTTCCTTACATTTTTTTGGTCAGATGTTTGACCATAGCCTCTCTGCTCCTTTCATTTTCTTGTAgcgaa
This is a stretch of genomic DNA from Hippoglossus stenolepis isolate QCI-W04-F060 chromosome 21, HSTE1.2, whole genome shotgun sequence. It encodes these proteins:
- the mpp2b gene encoding MAGUK p55 subfamily member 2b isoform X1 translates to MAGSLFGRLSLEEGDSANSLEALEIKLDGEAMHQALDTLSDSTSSTTANDLDLIFLKGIMESPVAHERFEEPKLEAVRDNNMELVQDILKDLGPLAERSQAADELANILKEPHFRSLLETHDSVASKNYETPPPSPCSFMDAALNNQPVPPDAVRMVGIRKVSGEHLGVTFRVESGELVIARILHGGMIDQQGLLHVGDIIKEVNGKEVGNDHKALQEMLKEASGSVVLKILPSYQEPHTPRQAFVKCHFDYDPSHDNLIPCKEAGLSFNSGDILQIFNQEDLNWWQACHIEGGSAGLIPSQLLEEKRKAFVKRDLELSTTGPLCAGMGGKKKKKMMYLTTKNAEFDRHELRIYEEVAKVPPFRRKTLVLIGAQGVGRRSLKNKLLVSDPHRYGTTIPFTSRKPKVDERDGQMYSFMTRSEMECDIKNGRFLEHGEYDGNLYGTKINSIHEVIETGKICILDVNPQAIKVLRTSEFLPFVVFIEAPDFEVLKAMNRSAIESGVITKQLTDSELKRTVDESERIKRAYEHYFDICIINDGLEAAFRSLRLALEKLASEQQWVPVSWVF
- the mpp2b gene encoding MAGUK p55 subfamily member 2b isoform X3, with the protein product MHQALDTLSDSTSSTTANDLDLIFLKGIMESPVAHERFEEPKLEAVRDNNMELVQDILKDLGPLAERSQAADELANILKEPHFRSLLETHDSVASKNYETPPPSPCSFMDAALNNQPVPPDAVRMVGIRKVSGEHLGVTFRVESGELVIARILHGGMIDQQGLLHVGDIIKEVNGKEVGNDHKALQEMLKEASGSVVLKILPSYQEPHTPRQAFVKCHFDYDPSHDNLIPCKEAGLSFNSGDILQIFNQEDLNWWQACHIEGGSAGLIPSQLLEEKRKAFVKRDLELSTTGPLCAGMGGKKKKKMMYLTTKNAEFDRHELRIYEEVAKVPPFRRKTLVLIGAQGVGRRSLKNKLLVSDPHRYGTTIPFTSRKPKVDERDGQMYSFMTRSEMECDIKNGRFLEHGEYDGNLYGTKINSIHEVIETGKICILDVNPQAIKVLRTSEFLPFVVFIEAPDFEVLKAMNRSAIESGVITKQLTDSELKRTVDESERIKRAYEHYFDICIINDGLEAAFRSLRLALEKLASEQQWVPVSWVF
- the mpp2b gene encoding MAGUK p55 subfamily member 2b isoform X2; the protein is MPVATSSSDSAMHQALDTLSDSTSSTTANDLDLIFLKGIMESPVAHERFEEPKLEAVRDNNMELVQDILKDLGPLAERSQAADELANILKEPHFRSLLETHDSVASKNYETPPPSPCSFMDAALNNQPVPPDAVRMVGIRKVSGEHLGVTFRVESGELVIARILHGGMIDQQGLLHVGDIIKEVNGKEVGNDHKALQEMLKEASGSVVLKILPSYQEPHTPRQAFVKCHFDYDPSHDNLIPCKEAGLSFNSGDILQIFNQEDLNWWQACHIEGGSAGLIPSQLLEEKRKAFVKRDLELSTTGPLCAGMGGKKKKKMMYLTTKNAEFDRHELRIYEEVAKVPPFRRKTLVLIGAQGVGRRSLKNKLLVSDPHRYGTTIPFTSRKPKVDERDGQMYSFMTRSEMECDIKNGRFLEHGEYDGNLYGTKINSIHEVIETGKICILDVNPQAIKVLRTSEFLPFVVFIEAPDFEVLKAMNRSAIESGVITKQLTDSELKRTVDESERIKRAYEHYFDICIINDGLEAAFRSLRLALEKLASEQQWVPVSWVF